The following coding sequences lie in one Candidatus Aenigmatarchaeota archaeon genomic window:
- a CDS encoding CDP-alcohol phosphatidyltransferase family protein — protein sequence MLSSSKKKFGGILDWAIKPLKRTGISPNQLTLLSLLLAAGYFYAMLSGKYIAALFLVILSIASDALDGHLARETKRAGPYGAYLDTIADRYVEFIIFLSFLFLPLPTLVLAPEIWIALCVFGSLMTTYSKAAYSEKTGKSFSGGLLERPERTLALIAGIILINLNPIYLLYIIILLAFLTNLSAIHRIYKALGLCTQR from the coding sequence ATGCTATCTTCCTCAAAGAAAAAATTTGGGGGAATTCTGGATTGGGCGATAAAGCCGCTAAAGAGAACTGGAATCTCCCCAAACCAGCTCACGCTTCTCTCCCTGCTTCTTGCGGCTGGCTACTTCTATGCCATGCTTTCCGGGAAATACATTGCAGCACTTTTCCTGGTGATTCTTTCTATTGCTTCTGACGCCCTTGACGGGCATCTGGCAAGAGAAACGAAACGGGCAGGGCCATACGGCGCCTACCTAGACACTATTGCAGACAGATATGTGGAGTTCATAATATTCCTGTCATTCCTCTTCCTGCCCCTCCCAACCCTGGTCCTGGCACCGGAGATATGGATCGCTCTTTGTGTTTTCGGGTCGCTTATGACCACTTACTCAAAAGCGGCATACTCTGAAAAGACAGGCAAATCATTTTCCGGAGGGCTCCTTGAAAGGCCTGAGAGGACTCTTGCCTTGATAGCGGGCATTATTTTGATTAACCTTAACCCAATTTACCTCCTATACATAATAATTCTTCTTGCGTTCCTGACTAACCTGTCCGCAATCCACAGGATATACAAAGCCCTTGGACTATGTACCCAGCGCTAA
- a CDS encoding type II secretion system F family protein has product MYPALIRFFGKTGSRFFGRQLASLKELTEKSNLPIIYETYVGQLFFYCFLSLNLFLVFFLYLFLLFWGLSFTASIASAGILTLTLTSFIATVFYLYPFAKYQRQKEDLERNMVFGIPYLSIVSRSGVPLQKIIYCASKEKEFGEFSKEFGRAHKYISLMGKDAVSSLKEVANRTSSEKFKKFLDGLTATVMSGSDISKYLVEEGKKELEVYRERGKKHTAVMSLLADFYLVALLIAPLCLTIILVVFSLMEPTFLGLEIHHLMTLIVDGALPLLGIIYLALLGLVKL; this is encoded by the coding sequence ATGTACCCAGCGCTAATAAGATTTTTTGGAAAAACCGGAAGCCGTTTCTTCGGAAGGCAGCTTGCGTCTCTCAAGGAACTGACAGAGAAATCAAACCTTCCAATAATATACGAAACCTACGTAGGGCAGCTGTTCTTTTACTGCTTTCTTTCCCTTAATCTCTTTCTGGTCTTCTTTTTATATCTGTTTCTTTTGTTCTGGGGCCTGAGCTTTACGGCATCAATAGCTTCCGCAGGCATCCTCACACTGACCCTGACCTCATTTATTGCAACGGTATTCTACCTCTACCCTTTCGCAAAGTACCAGCGGCAAAAAGAAGACCTTGAACGGAATATGGTTTTTGGAATCCCCTATTTAAGCATAGTTTCAAGAAGTGGCGTCCCACTTCAAAAAATAATATACTGCGCTTCAAAAGAGAAGGAGTTTGGAGAGTTCTCAAAAGAGTTTGGGCGCGCCCACAAATATATTTCTCTTATGGGAAAGGACGCCGTGTCCTCGCTAAAAGAAGTGGCAAACCGAACCTCTTCTGAAAAATTCAAAAAATTCCTCGATGGGCTAACGGCGACAGTAATGTCTGGAAGCGACATAAGCAAGTACCTTGTTGAAGAAGGAAAAAAGGAGCTAGAGGTATACCGGGAAAGAGGAAAAAAGCACACGGCAGTAATGTCCCTTCTTGCTGATTTCTATCTTGTTGCGCTCCTTATAGCCCCCCTGTGCCTGACCATCATTCTGGTTGTGTTCTCACTTATGGAGCCCACCTTTCTGGGACTGGAAATCCATCACCTTATGACCCTGATTGTCGATGGAGCGCTGCCTCTGCTTGGAATTATATATCTCGCCCTGCTGGGGCTGGTTAAACTATGA